The Primulina tabacum isolate GXHZ01 chromosome 16, ASM2559414v2, whole genome shotgun sequence genome window below encodes:
- the LOC142528526 gene encoding uncharacterized protein LOC142528526: MSKICISSCVEDARSPVMRATYVNLYKWLESDVEFVESAAVHGRARLHSRVVDSISCKQMYLRSYTFSKKETPFEKTLKCLDKVREMVATGRERKWRTLRIREFRLRVVMKEVKDFSAAAFRAIFRRLLSCTTPMDVKELDF; this comes from the coding sequence ATGAGCAAAATCTGCATATCCAGCTGTGTGGAAGACGCAAGATCTCCAGTCATGAGGGCCACCTATGTCAACCTCTACAAGTGGCTTGAATCCGACGTCGAGTTCGTGGAATCCGCCGCAGTGCATGGCAGAGCGCGGCTGCACAGTAGGGTGGTGGACAGTATATCATGCAAGCAAATGTATCTCAGAAGCTACACATTCTCAAAAAAAGAAACTCCGTTTGAAAAAACCCTGAAATGTCTCGATAAGGTTAGGGAGATGGTGGCGACCGGAAGGGAAAGGAAGTGGAGGACCCTCCGGATTAGGGAATTTCGGCTGCGCGTGGTGATGAAGGAGGTGAAGGACTTTTCCGCTGCTGCGTTTAGAGCCATATTCCGGCGGCTTCTGTCCTGCACCACCCCTATGGATGTGAAGGAACTTgacttttga
- the LOC142528888 gene encoding protein CANDIDATE G-PROTEIN COUPLED RECEPTOR 7-like, with protein MTKLHFLFLVFSLVVILPPMAAEIKTLKISSDSRAMILFERFGFTHTGQANISVSSVSVDSPGASADASHLGFFLLWEESLIQVLVELQQTPSFCVLESKYITRLFTFRDLSPPPRSSFERSYPITSPNEYSLFFANCAPDSTVSMEVRTELYNLDGHVKDFLSAGLTQLPSLYFCFSVVYFAFFGFWIFICLKNRRVVHRIHALMGLLVIMKALNLLAAAEDKHYVKVTGTPHGWDVLFYIFQFIRVVLLFTVIILIGTGWSFLKPFLQEREKKVLMIVIPLQVLANVASVVIGETGPFIKDWVTWNQVFLLVDIICCCAIIFPIVWSIRSLRETSKTDGKAARNLAKLTLFRQFYIVVIGYLYFTRIVVFALRTIAAYKYQWVANAAEEIASLAFYAVIFYMFRPVEKNEYFVLDEEEEEAAELALRDEEFEL; from the coding sequence ATGACGAAATTACATTTCCTTTTCCTCGTCTTCTCCCTCGTTGTCATCCTGCCGCCCATGGCAGCCGAGATCAAAACCCTGAAAATTTCCTCCGATTCTCGTGCCATGATTCTCTTCGAGCGATTTGGATTTACCCACACTGGTCAAGCCAACATCTCCGTGTCTTCGGTCTCCGTCGATTCCCCCGGCGCATCAGCCGATGCCTCCCACCTCGGATTCTTCCTCCTATGGGAAGAATCTCTAATTCAAGTCCTCGTTGAACTACAACAAACCCCTTCTTTCTGCGTTCTTGAATCGAAATACATTACCCGCCTCTTCACTTTTCGAGATCTGTCTCCGCCACcgcgttcctcgttcgagcgctcTTATCCGATCACTTCCCCGAATGAGTATTCGCTCTTCTTCGCAAACTGTGCTCCTGATTCTACGGTGTCGATGGAGGTGCGCACGGAGCTTTATAATCTCGATGGTCACGTGAAGGATTTTTTATCGGCCGGGCTGACTCAGTTGCCCTCGTTATATTTTTGTTTCTCAGTTGTTTATTTTGCGTTTTTTGGTTtctggatttttatatgtttgaAAAATAGGAGGGTTGTTCATCGGATTCACGCCTTGATGGGGCTGTTGGTGATTATGAAGGCGTTGAATTTGTTGGCTGCGGCTGAGGATAAGCATTATGTGAAGGTTACTGGAACGCCGCATGGGTGGGATGTGTTGTTTTACATTTTCCAGTTTATTAGGGTCGTTTTGCTGTTTACGGTGATAATTTTGATTGGTACTGGGTGGTCGTTCTTGAAGCCTTTCTTGCAGGAGAGGGAGAAGAAAGTGTTGATGATTGTGATTCCATTGCAAGTTTTGGCAAATGTGGCTTCCGTTGTCATCGGGGAGACAGGCCCTTTTATTAAGGATTGGGTTACTTGGAATCAGGTTTTCTTGTTGGTGGATATCATCTGTTGTTGTGCAATTATTTTTCCGATAGTATGGTCGATTAGGTCATTGAGGGAGACATCTAAGACTGATGGGAAGGCTGCGAGGAATCTAGCAAAATTGACTCTTTTTAGGCAGTTTTATATTGTAGTGATTGGGTACCTCTACTTCACGAGGATTGTGGTGTTTGCACTTCGGACAATTGCTGCTTACAAGTACCAGTGGGTGGCCAATGCAGCTGAGGAAATCGCCAGTCTTGCATTTTATGCTGTGATCTTTTACATGTTTAGGCCAGTGGAAAAGAATGAGTATTTTGTACTCGATGAAGAGGAGGAAGAAGCGGCGGAGTTGGCTCTCCGGGATGAAGAATTCGAGCTTTGA